Genomic window (Vidua macroura isolate BioBank_ID:100142 chromosome 3, ASM2450914v1, whole genome shotgun sequence):
GTCCTTGGAAGGGCTCATGGCACCGCTGTGGGAGTAGGGGTCGGTTTTCCCTTTCACACGATCCTTGACACCCTTGAAGAACACGTAAAAAAGCTCAATGATGTTCAAGGCAAGAGACACCAAGGACACCACCAGCATGAAGAGGATGAAGATGGTTTTCTCAGTTGGACGGGAGAGGAAACAGTCCACTCTATGTGGGCATGGGTCTCGCTCACAGGTGTAGATGGCATTCAGGCTAAACCCGTAAATGTACCACTGTATCAGCAAGAAAGCCACCTCGAAGACAGATTTAAACAGGATGCTGATGATATAAGTACGGAGCAGTCCCCCACGCATCTTCACTTTGCCATGCTCTTCGATCCCATACTTGAATTTCTTAATTTCTATTTGCTTGAGATGCATATCCACATTCACACCATCATTTGCCACTACTTTAAGctcttcttctcttttgttcagcttctcttctttcctcATTACGTAGAACACATGTGCCAGGTACAAAAGGGTAGGTACAGACACAAATATGATCTGCAGAACCCAAAAGCGTACATGGGAGATGGGAAAGGACTTGTCATAGCAGACGTTCTCACAACCGGGCTGTTGAGTGTTACACCGGAATGCAGACTGTTCATCTCCCCAAGCAGATTCAACTGCTGTTCCCAACAGCAAGATTCGGAAAATGAAGAGGACAGACAGCCACACTTTCCCTCCTGCAGTAGAATAGGCTTGAACTTTATCAAGAAGTTTTCCTAAGGCACTCCAATCACCCATCTTCACAGGATGCTGGCTAAACAaggacacaaaggaaaaaaataccgAGGGTTAAGTCAGAGCTTTAATACCTTTGACAAACTAAGTCACTGATCAATGCTAATAGAGCAGTGGTGTCAGCTTTGTtgtaattaatgtattttacaCAATCTGAAGAGAAACTGGAGTTTTAGTAAGTCTGCAGGTGAAGAGGGAACTCcgggaaactgaaaagagaaagtaaCATATTATGTCTCAGAGCACAATCGAAAAAGTTCCTAATTTCACTCCAGTTTTCAGGAAGCCCATGATAACCCTCAGTGACCACTGCAGTTGACTCAGCTTCCTTGATGGCAGCCACAGTTCAATGACCTACACCTGCCTCAGGTGAAAAACAGCTGTGACACACAGCTGAAGCAGGGTGTTGAATAAGTAGTAGCACTGCCTAAATATGCTAGGAATACATGAaagatttctcattttcagtgagGATTGATCATTCAATGCAATTTTTATGTTCACTCTTTCAGATACtaaaaaagcaaaccacagTATAACCTAAATACAATAGGTTACCTTAAGTTAATATTAGCGTCGCATACCCAAAGATCTACCTTTGCAAATTACATGCAGTTTTTCCTACACAGCAATATTAAACTGAGCTTCTGCCTGTAACTTCATAGCATGTAATATATTTAAGGGTATAGCTCCTAATGATGCCAAGTTTATACTCTACTAAACTTCAGAAAAAGTGTTTGTTGTCTAAATTAAGCTTGTACATTAGTATATGCATCAAGAAGATCAAAGAAATCATTCTTTACCTATAGTTTTATGAAGGAACAAGCAATTGCAAATACATGAAACACAACTAAGATCGTGTTACCATATTGGAGGAACTGGTTTCCTGTTTATCTGTGATTTGCTTAATTCATTGGAGTTTCAGGTTTGTATTTGCatctttttgtatttaaattccttctttgtttagaaaagaaaagataTAGCAGGAAAAAGAAGGTAAATATGCTCTGTTTGTAAGGCAACTCCTGGCTTGCAATTTGCATTCCAAGTGTTGAACACTGCAAGTTTAAAGTGTCTTTCCTGACTTGAGTTTTAAAGTGCGGTTTCTGGGACAGCTTTCTCAGGACATCTGGAAATACACAGGATgacataaaataaatgaaatcatTTGCTTGATATTCTAGGTTCCTAGGAAGAACAAATTTCACTATAGATTTTTATCAAATGGAGAATGGCAATCTTATTAAAACTTATATTTTAACTTGCCTGACATGAAAAAGCATGAAATCACATGAAATCAGGATcctaagaggaaaaataatcatGAAGTTTCCCTTTTCATGTGAAAGCTGCTGGGCACAGATATTTGTTCCATGGATGCTGAGTAATCCCTTCCTGGTATTAACAGTTTTGATAATGTCCCCACTGCATCATGGATATATTCCCTAGTGAAGGTCATTTATAGAATATGCGCTTTTTGGAGAATTCATAAAATGGGAAATTTTAGCACCAAGGAGACTTGCTTTCAGGAAGCGGTGAGTCACTGGGAATACAAGATTATAAACCTGGCAAACTCAAACATAACAATAGATGCCAAATAAAAACACACCATTCCTGCCACCGACCCTAAGAGAGTAATGGGAGACAAGTGTTTAAAGTACTCGCTCTGATAGCTCTGAGATGCCAATTATCTTTGAACCCCTGAAAAATACCCCAGGGCCATTTCCTCCTCTGCCTTAACAGCTGGCTCTTAAGTTCAGCCACTGCAGCCTGTTGACCCTTCCTCATGTAATTAGCTCTTCTCATGAATGAAGCCCCATCAAAGGATGGGGTCTGCTTCAAACTTTTAAAACTGGAAGCCTCTGCCGGAAGGAGCAAACAGAGCATGTTTGTCTCTGACACATTCCCTCAGCCATCCTCAGCTTTCATCCTTCCCAGAAAAAGTGAGTTTGTCTTTTTGGGCTGGAGCGGCAGAGAAGGAGTCAGGCAGAGAAGTGCGGAGGTCCTTGGAAAGGCTGGAATGAAATGTGGCCACGTTCCTCCTCAGGCAGGGATTGTTAAAACAGAGAACAGCCTGTAACTATACAACACGTGAAGTTTGTTTCAAAGGCAAGCTATTTGCTCCATGTCCTAGTGCAAGGGGACAGAAGGAGCCTTTTTCAAGTAACAGCTTCTTGATTTAACTAGTCAGCTTTCCAGTGACTAGAAACTATTGGGTTAACAGACTTTCCTCAGA
Coding sequences:
- the GJA1 gene encoding gap junction alpha-1 protein; this translates as MGDWSALGKLLDKVQAYSTAGGKVWLSVLFIFRILLLGTAVESAWGDEQSAFRCNTQQPGCENVCYDKSFPISHVRFWVLQIIFVSVPTLLYLAHVFYVMRKEEKLNKREEELKVVANDGVNVDMHLKQIEIKKFKYGIEEHGKVKMRGGLLRTYIISILFKSVFEVAFLLIQWYIYGFSLNAIYTCERDPCPHRVDCFLSRPTEKTIFILFMLVVSLVSLALNIIELFYVFFKGVKDRVKGKTDPYSHSGAMSPSKDCGSPKYAYYNGCSSPTAPLSPMSPPGYKLVTGDRNNSSCRNYNKQASEQNWANYSAEQNRMGQAGSTISNSHAQPFDFSDEHQNTKKLASGHELQPLTIVDQRPPSRASSRASSRPRPDDLEI